In a genomic window of Maridesulfovibrio ferrireducens:
- the ispH gene encoding 4-hydroxy-3-methylbut-2-enyl diphosphate reductase, which translates to MSKVVRAETAGFCMGVDLALNKLDSLIENKDRGSIYILGPIIHNPQVLEEYEKKGVITANSADEIPRGSFAVIRAHGVPQNVEEELRERGINVIDATCPKVKKAQLLIKRNTTDGRILLLYGEDSHPEVKGLLSYAPSGTCLFDSTEELKSIELDPSKKYCLAAQTTQDRIIYDEIIQYLESKGLDVIVLNSICDATRQRQEEAIVLSSKVDHMIVVGGRISGNTRRLVQVVEATGTKCTHVEIAEELPLKGLKNFNTIGLTAGASTPKRLVDSIQQILEEL; encoded by the coding sequence ATGAGTAAAGTAGTAAGGGCTGAAACAGCCGGATTTTGTATGGGAGTCGACCTTGCTCTCAATAAACTGGACTCACTGATTGAAAATAAGGACCGCGGATCTATCTATATTTTAGGACCGATCATTCACAATCCGCAGGTACTTGAAGAATATGAAAAAAAAGGCGTAATAACTGCCAATTCAGCTGACGAAATTCCCAGAGGCTCTTTTGCTGTAATCAGAGCACACGGAGTTCCGCAAAACGTTGAAGAAGAACTTCGCGAAAGAGGCATAAACGTCATAGACGCAACCTGCCCGAAAGTAAAAAAAGCACAGCTCCTTATTAAGCGTAACACTACTGACGGACGCATCCTCCTGCTTTACGGTGAAGACAGCCATCCTGAAGTTAAAGGACTTTTAAGCTATGCCCCCTCCGGCACGTGTCTCTTCGACAGCACAGAAGAACTCAAATCTATCGAACTGGACCCTTCAAAAAAATACTGTCTTGCAGCACAAACCACTCAAGATCGTATTATTTATGACGAAATAATTCAATATCTTGAAAGTAAAGGGCTTGATGTAATCGTGCTTAACTCCATATGTGATGCAACCCGCCAGCGGCAGGAAGAAGCTATCGTACTCTCCAGCAAAGTCGATCACATGATCGTTGTCGGCGGACGCATCAGCGGCAACACCCGCAGATTAGTTCAGGTTGTTGAAGCAACCGGAACAAAATGTACTCATGTAGAAATAGCCGAAGAACTCCCCCTTAAAGGGCTTAAAAATTTCAACACAATAGGACTCACAGCCGGAGCTTCTACTCCCAAAAGGCTTGTCGACAGCATTCAGCAGATTCTTGAAGAGCTTTAA
- a CDS encoding aspartate aminotransferase family protein: MSSDIVSKYKSRIAESYDLHRKYVNPQFVRVLEVIGYDRNYVSAEGAYLTDAKGKKVLDFLAGFGVYNIGRNHPHVAEVLHETIDAKTASLVQMDLGVLSGMLAEKLAELAPGDLEAVFFTNSGAEGVEGALKFARQATGRHKLVHCEHAFHGLTLGALSVNGNKEFRGRNEPLLPDCSGVPFNDLGALEKALSGGDVGAFIFETIQGKGVFVPEDGYLQGARELCDRYGTLMIADEVQCGLGRTGKMFAVDHWGVKPDILVISKALSGGYIPVGAVITTRAIHAKIFDSMERCFAHSNTFGQNDLAMAAGLATIEIIEQEKLSENADRLGDRIIQGMRELAEKYEMLTEVRGKGLMIGMQFGEPKSLALKASWKLLHKMNDDLFCQMITMPLLEKHDILSQVAGHGLDTVKILPPLMINDDDVDKFLTAMDSVLKEAHKITGSGWKTVKDLGIRTARTS; the protein is encoded by the coding sequence ATGAGTTCGGATATTGTTAGCAAATATAAGTCAAGAATTGCAGAATCTTATGATCTTCATCGTAAGTATGTTAACCCTCAATTCGTCAGGGTTCTGGAAGTAATCGGGTATGACCGTAATTATGTGTCAGCCGAAGGTGCGTATCTGACAGATGCAAAGGGAAAGAAAGTTTTGGATTTTCTCGCGGGATTCGGAGTTTACAATATAGGGCGTAACCATCCTCATGTTGCTGAAGTTCTGCATGAAACTATTGATGCTAAAACAGCCAGTCTTGTACAGATGGATTTGGGAGTGCTTTCGGGAATGCTTGCTGAAAAGCTTGCCGAGTTAGCTCCGGGTGATCTTGAAGCGGTCTTTTTTACCAATTCCGGGGCGGAAGGGGTTGAAGGAGCTCTTAAATTTGCGAGACAGGCCACAGGGCGCCATAAACTCGTTCATTGTGAGCATGCTTTTCATGGATTGACTCTCGGTGCGCTCTCCGTGAACGGGAATAAAGAGTTCAGGGGTAGGAATGAACCTTTACTGCCGGACTGTTCAGGAGTTCCTTTTAATGATTTAGGTGCTCTTGAGAAAGCTCTTTCCGGCGGTGATGTCGGTGCTTTTATTTTTGAAACGATTCAGGGCAAGGGCGTTTTTGTACCCGAAGACGGATATCTTCAAGGCGCACGCGAACTCTGTGACCGTTATGGCACTTTGATGATTGCCGATGAAGTTCAGTGTGGACTGGGTCGAACCGGTAAAATGTTCGCAGTAGACCATTGGGGTGTTAAGCCTGATATTTTGGTGATTTCTAAAGCTCTTTCCGGTGGTTATATTCCCGTTGGAGCTGTTATTACCACCCGTGCGATACATGCTAAAATTTTTGATTCAATGGAAAGATGTTTTGCTCATTCAAATACTTTTGGTCAGAACGATCTTGCGATGGCAGCCGGACTGGCAACAATTGAAATAATTGAACAGGAAAAACTTTCAGAGAATGCTGATAGGCTTGGTGATCGTATCATTCAAGGAATGCGGGAACTTGCTGAAAAGTATGAGATGTTGACCGAAGTTCGCGGAAAAGGACTTATGATCGGGATGCAGTTCGGTGAGCCTAAGTCTTTGGCTCTTAAAGCAAGCTGGAAGCTGCTTCATAAAATGAATGATGATCTGTTTTGTCAGATGATAACTATGCCGCTGCTTGAGAAGCATGATATCTTAAGTCAGGTTGCAGGGCATGGCCTTGATACTGTTAAAATTCTTCCGCCGTTAATGATTAATGATGATGACGTAGACAAGTTTCTCACTGCAATGGACTCGGTGCTGAAGGAAGCTCATAAAATCACAGGTTCAGGTTGGAAAACAGTTAAAGATCTGGGGATTCGTACAGCCCGTACTTCTTAG